AGAATAATAACAATGGAAGATGAATATATAACTGATTGTGTGAAATCAATGCCAAAGCTTACTTCTTTTTCGTTGGTGATTTTCTGCAGAACCTCCTGAGAATGCCGGTCGACATCCTTTTTAGTGCGAAACATAATGCACACACCGAATTATCAAAACACTACACGAATAATGTTAATAATACAGCATCATCGATAAAGTTAAAACATGAGTTAGTGAATACAGATTCCGCAGTATTGATGTAGTAGTTTTTCAAAACGACTTACGTGGGTTAAATTAAATTACACTGCAACAAGAGCTTTGAAATAATTCGGCATTCCGCCATATGCATACGAAATAACGATAGTGTGGAAGGAAATTCAAGGAATTCGTGCCTGTAGCCTGGTAATTTCTTGGAAAGTctggcttcaaaatttgaaagcgctctctaatggtgaaaaaatactaCAAATTTCTGGGAATTCAACTAGCGCTCATCGCTGATTGGCTTAAAAAAGCCGCCAAACTTTGGaacttttaaaagtttgattACTGCCaggtaaataaacaaaaacacgCTGCTcttaaattttgataacaaCTGGGGCACCAAGAATTGTTGCAtcacatttcaacatttttcgacaTGAAGTTGAGTTTGTTTTGTTCAGTATTTTGCTATTTTCTCTCAGAAAATTctcataatttaattaaaatttaaaatagatcAGATATATTGAACTCTACTCTATACAGAATGGTGGTCCGAAAGTACGAAGATGAGCTGCAGTATTTGGAGCAAGTTACTCCTTACTGTTGGAAAATCAAGAAAGGATTTCAACCAAACATGAAGGTATGCCAGTTcatcgataaatttttcaagttccttTTGTAACGTTAATTTTTACAGGTTGAAGGAGTATTTTACGTTAACAAGAACCTGAAAAAACTAATATTTGAAGAACTGCAAAACTCATGCGAGCCCGGAAAAGCCGGTGGATTTTTACCGGGTGTTAAACAAGTAGCTAATGTAGCCGCACTTCCTGGTATTGTTGGAAAATCCGTAGGCTTGCCTGATATACATTCCGGGTATGGATTCGCGATCGGTACGTTTACATTTAAAAATCTTACTAATTTTGTTCAATTGAATGTTCACTCGAGTATCGAGATGGTAATTTTAATGAACATTTCCAGGTAATATGGGAGCTTTCGATATGGATGATCCTAAAGCAGTTGTATCTCCAGGAGGAGTAGGATTCGATATAAATTGCGGTGTCAGATTACTACGGACTAATTTACGCATCGATGATATCCTTCCTGTCAAAGTAAACTAAACTTATTATCTCTAATTGGTAAATAACTTCATTCGAAACCCTTTCATCGTAATATTTCAATACTACAGGAACAACTCACTCAAAGTTTATTCGAACATATTCCCGTTGGCGTCGGTACCAAAGGTACTATTCCGATGAATCGCAAAGACTTGGATGAAGTTCTAGAAACTGGTATGGATTGGTCTTTACGTAAAGGACATATTTGGGCCGAAGACAAAGATCATTGCGAAGAAAACGGTCGAATGATGAATGCAGATCCATCGAAAGTCAGTTCGCGTGCTAAGCAACGAGGTCTACCACAATTAGGAACTTTAGGAGCCGGCAATCATTACGCTGAAATCCAAGTAGTCGATGAAATTTACGATCAAAGTTCAGCTAGTAAAATGGGCATAGAAGAAAAGGGTCAAATTTGCATTATGATTCATTCCGGTAGCAGAGGTTTCGGCCATCAAGTAGCTACAGGTACGAGTATCTCATATCTCAGCTTACCTATGACGAAAGCCGAAATTCTCATGTTGATTATATGTAATTTCAGATGCACTGTCTCAAATGGAAAAGGCAATGAAACGTGATAAAATTGAAGTCAACGATAGACAACTCGCTTGCGCCTATATTAATTCTGAAGAAGGGCAAAATTATCTCAAAGCTATGTCTGCCGCAGCTAATTTCGCTTGGGTTAATCGTAGTTCAATGACATCTTTGTGTAGAGAGGTAATTCATGAATCGATGCATCTCAAACGATAGATCTGCTCAAATTGGAATCCTTGTGTGTTAATATTATACTTATGTATTTAGGT
The sequence above is a segment of the Planococcus citri chromosome 3, ihPlaCitr1.1, whole genome shotgun sequence genome. Coding sequences within it:
- the LOC135839260 gene encoding RNA-splicing ligase RtcB homolog; the encoded protein is MVVRKYEDELQYLEQVTPYCWKIKKGFQPNMKVEGVFYVNKNLKKLIFEELQNSCEPGKAGGFLPGVKQVANVAALPGIVGKSVGLPDIHSGYGFAIGNMGAFDMDDPKAVVSPGGVGFDINCGVRLLRTNLRIDDILPVKEQLTQSLFEHIPVGVGTKGTIPMNRKDLDEVLETGMDWSLRKGHIWAEDKDHCEENGRMMNADPSKVSSRAKQRGLPQLGTLGAGNHYAEIQVVDEIYDQSSASKMGIEEKGQICIMIHSGSRGFGHQVATDALSQMEKAMKRDKIEVNDRQLACAYINSEEGQNYLKAMSAAANFAWVNRSSMTSLCREVFSKQFNMQADDLDMHVIYDVSHNIAKVEEHMVDGKPKTLLVHRKGSTRAFPPNHPSIPVDYQEIGQPVLIGGTMGTCSYVLTGTETSMTETFGSTCHGAGRALSRAKSRNALDYKDVLQKLEDLGISIRVATPKLVMEEAPESYKNVTDVVNTCHEAGISKKTVKLKPIAVIKG